The DNA sequence AACCACGTCAATTGGATTTGGGTAGATTTTATTCCGGAGAGACTTGATTATACATTATGTATAAGTAGAAGCACCCgataaaaaaaacatgcaaaGTAAAGGGACCAGATTAGAGAATAAGTAAAGTACAGGAACACAAAGATATAACTTCCCCTATAAAAGCCCAAATCCCAATATCTGGTGCCCGAACCAAACATAAATCAGTTCCTTAGAGAACTAAAATAATCCTAGGGTTTTCGAGGAACCCGCACAAGACACCTAACATGGAACCTGGAAAAGTAGTAGAAAGAAATTCGACCTCAAGCTTAGGACAACGACCGCTCTTCACCCGCCACCGACGGCGGATGTACATCGTCGCCgtcatcttcttttttatctttagcGCAAAGTAATGAAACATGAGCCTAACATGAAAATTTGGAGTTCGTTACGTATCATTGTCTATCCTCAAAGAAAAGTTGAATAGTACTTGGCTGAAGAAAGGAATTTGCATAGCAAGGAACGTCAACTTTTATTAAGTAGAATTATcagcaaagaaataaaaaaatttccgcaCGTATCGTGGCGCAACATGGTGAATAGAGACAATTCAAGTTAACCAGACTTATACACGTATCATTTCGATCCGCAgagaatatgtctcgagttaGCCGCCGCATTATCGGTGCTTTAAGGGCGCTTTTGACCCCTGTCTAGCAGAGTCTAAATTTGATAAGCAAAAAGTTaacttattttaaatttcaCGGGGTATTTTGTGAAGAAATATGAAATCTAGGACTTGTTAGAATATTTCACCGAACAAAACTTTGGACGTGTGTAGGCATGATTTTCTGCTATCAATACACCTTCCCCTTTTGTCTTCCCGGAAGCTACAGATGAATAAAAGTTTAACCTAACTTTTCTTCTGCTCAGATACTTGCATCAATAAGCTTTTGACTTCGAATCATGCTCGAccaaggagagaaaaaaaaaattgttgcaaTAATGTGATTAGTGAATTACTTAGTAGGGTTTGATTAATTAGTACCAGCAAAAGAATTCCATCACTTTGCGTACTCACCTAAACCCACTCTCCATTAGCATGTAGGAGATTTTTGGCATTCCTTTTGGTCCTCAATAATCGGCTTTACGTAATAAATCATAGAAAACACTAGGTAATGATGAGACTTACAAAGGGTTTGATTGTctagtgtctttttttttttttttttgtggtttgcAAGATATGAAAGACTTAAAGGTCGATTCgattaattttcatgaattgaTTAAAATCGACCCATCCATGTGCATTGGACAAAGCTAGGGCTTTGATGATTACTTTAGCAAATATCTAATTCTTATATATAGAAAGTGGGTGAAGCTCGCACGAGGTTGAGCGTCATGTGGCACGCCCACGTCTGAATTTTATCCAGTAATTTCTTTATGATGGTCACTTTAGCAAATCATTAATCCTAGCAATCTCTAGTTCTACACCCACCTCTGATTCTTCTGCTTATTTTGGTAATAAAATTCTAAATGATACTATATATACGGATGAAGTTCACACGAAATTAAGCCACGTGGCAGGCTCACGAGTGAGTTTTAttaagtaatttattttttatgatcacTTGATCTATTGTCTAATCCTAGCAAATTTCATTTCTCCATCTCTGACCATGTGCGTATCTTGGTATGAAATTTATAATACCTATACTTTTACGTACTCCTATGCATAATTCTCCAAAGGAATAATGCAGATTGTTggtaataaattttcaaaattgatttttgtgtgtgtattctattaaaaataactGTATTTTATAGGATTAACAATGTAGGTATACTAATTTCCTATTTGACTCGTATCCAAAATGATATGTTAAAGGTCAATCTAATATTGGGATAATATTTGACAACTAAGTAATATTAAAAGCATGTGTGATAAATAATAAATGATCGGTTTAATATAGGACTCATATCTGCgaataaataatattaaatgaTCAATAAAAAAGGTGATCACAATAAAAATTTATGGCATGCTTTTATACATAAGTGAATATAATAAAATTACCCACacatagaaggaaaaaaaaaatatgtttagaGGATTCTGTTACATGACTACGCGTATTTCAACAATGTAGGGAAATGTAATAAATGATGAATATTATGGAAGAAAAGTTGTATGGATACATATTATggcaaatattttttagtattttaaaaGTAAATGATATTAACGAGTCGACAAAAAAGTTACATAACATTATAGCCCATATTTAACAGATAAATGATATCAGATGTACTAAATGTGTGCTAAATAAGATGTTCAATAAGGGTTGGCAATGTAGCAACAtatattataaataaaaaatatgaatcgAGAAATCGATAGATAATATGATAGCCTATACTTAACATATTTATGATATAAAATATGTACTACATCTGTGCTAAATAAGATGTTCATTAAGAGTTGAACAATGCTGCAACATCTTTTGTAACATGATAGTGTATATTTGACATAAAATTGTAATTAATGGAGTCATAACCAAATAATCCATCAcagaaaacaaataaatgattttagaaaataaagaatcaaCTATGGGCAAATCGAAGGAAACAATTAATTTGAAATGGCTGTGTAACAGTATAGTATGTATCTCATCATTATACAAGGGTAGAggtattttaaaaatttatataacAGGGTACATCCTAGTTGTGAAAGAGTAGAATAATATACAGATACACAATATGACATAGTTTTTTTACAAATAAATGATGTTAGACGATGTTTAAAAAACTACATATAACGTGATAGCCCATTTGTGATGAATAAACTATActagaagaaaattaaaagattagttgtgatttttataattatacCAATCAAGACAAAAAATTTACGTGTCAATTGACGAACAAATGATCTTAAATGAGTAGGTGTTTGAACTCTTtgaagaaaaattaagaaaatttcgATGAACTTTGTAGAGCGATCAAGACGAGTCTGATTAAAATTCAATGTATCCAACAGAGTACGTTAACGCGCTAATTTTGTTAATCATTTATTGGCATTTTCACTTTTAGTTATATTTACAATTGTCTTTTGGTTAACTTATAATACTATCccaaaacatatttttcaacaaaaatacGTTCAAAGTATATGCATCATCACACTTTAAAGTACATCTTATTCCAATCTAATTGTAACTTCAAAACAACATCTCATGCTTGTTATAATTCTATATCGATTAAGCATCACAAAGATGTGAAAGTAGGGGGCTGCCAGTATTTCACTATTAtggcataataaaaaaaaatctcaactagTAATCATGATACAATCAAACTAATTATCAACAAACTTGGGATAAACAATGAACTTGAAGCTCGATAAATAAATGTATTAATAACCAACTGCTGACaacaaaattttcacaagaaaaccaagaaatatttaaataattgattttaaaaataagagaaTTTTAGACATACGTTCTTAGGGACAAGAAATATATATCGTAGATAATGAGAATATATATCAACTCTTAccaaatcgggaaaaaaaatactaattgtttaaaaaaacaagatggagaatttaaagaaaatcagAATATATTAGTATGCTTTTTTTCTGCGAAAATTCTTGTTGACGCCAACGTTTAGAATAATCTAACAAATATAATCTTAAACCTGTGAAATGTACGCACATCTTGTTAGTGCAAGATATATAATAAATCAACTCCGTGAAATTTCCTTGGAAATGAGACCGAGAAACAAAGGGTAACTTCGATATGTGACACCTTCCACCAAGACACTGCAGAGGTGACCGGGAACCCGACTGTGTAATGTGGGCTCCCGGCTCATGAAATCGGGAACCGACCCGCTCCACCTAGGAACCGCATTGGGACCGATCGTAACTCCTTTTTGTTGGTCCTCTCTTACTtgtgttttgaaagttttctaTCCTGATGGTCGAGTGTCTTTCTGGAGGTTTACAATGGATTAGATCACCTTTGGCCTCCGTTAATTAAggtgggaaaattacaaaaaaaagtcataaacctattgcaattctaccaattcaatcctaaacattttgcggTTGTGCCGGTTCAGTTCATTTGCTCGGCCGACGCTAATGTGGccaaatttcaataaattttaacaattttttatttctttatttcttttctttctcttttttccccttccttccCTTGTGGCagctggcgagggttgccgaAACTCGCGGGCCATTGGGCAAGGACTGCAAAGCCCTCGCCACCGGCCGGCTAGGGCTTTGTGGTCCTCACCTAGCCTTACCCAGCTTGGGCAAGGTCATCGTGGCGGTTGGctcgcctagatttgggcgaCCCTAGCCTCACTAGGGCCGCGGCAAAGGCGGGCATGGCCTCTCCTGCCGCAGATGGCGATGCCTCGTAGAGGCTTTTCACGCACCTGTTTATAAGGAACCGTCACCATAGTTCAACCGCCTCGAGAAATCGCCTGACTTCAGTGTGGAAATGAGCTGCCATAATCTCATCCAAAGCAAAGTtgcactttctctctctttttttacccAAGTGTGCCCCTTCAAGACTCTTTCGAATCCACCGCCTTATTGGAGTAAGGaaacaaacttcaatttgaacttttcttcaatttcaaagttaaaaattGTGAGCATCCTTATCTATTTCATGTTGCTAACAAACTcctactttgtttttttttttttaatcttcaaaCCAAAACTCAATTTTACTATTTCTAACATTCTCGCCGTTTCATTTGTCAATCTACCTAGAACATTTGATCAAGAGTGCAGTCAGAGAGAGTTCATTGCAGAATAAATTAGAAGATTCCCCAAAGATCGTAGAAAAGGAACATTATGTGTTGACGTCCCAAATGGATATAGTTACTTTGTCAAATCTCATATGCGCCAAGATCAAGGGAGAAAAATATACCCACAAGGTCAAGAGCAACCCAAATGGATGAAGAACGAAGGCAGCATTgtaaaaaagaaatgcatgAGCTGTTGGAATGAAAAACTCAATTAGACCTAGCCATTCGCCGTGGAGTTGTTCGACACTTTGTCTCAATAAGAGATCAGAAATAGGAAGAGGAGTGCTTAGAGTAGTATTATGTTATAAACCCCTTAATGAGGTGTTAAGATTGATCAGGTAGTAATAccattatataaaaaatttactaGGAAGACTAGATAATGCTAATATATTTGCTAGTAGGTAACCAACTATTTTAAGATTGATCAGGTAGTAATACCCTTAATGAGGTGTTAAGATTGATCAGGTAGTAAAACCCCTTAATGGGTTTTGCTGTACACAAGCGAAGCGAATGCAATTAAGCAAAAAGAGATCGCGGTGATTTGGGTTCTTGGTTTCATTTCCTGTCTGTAAGATGCATGTTGACAACTACTGCTACTATGTTGACGTTGTTGGCGAGGCTTATATTGTTCCACTGGTCCGGTTTCACTCAAGAAATTGAGAATCGGATTGCGATTCTCACAGGAACCGCCTAGAACCAACCGATATGGTCCCAAATTGGATGGGGACCGTGCTTATCCCTACAAATGTCCAACCtctttactttctctctctctccggtggCGCATTGAGTTAGAGAATAGAGAGTAACCTCTTgtgttgagagagagaaagactaATGGGTTAAGTGAagctttattcttttttttttttttttttggtaagggtgaAGCTTTATTCTTTTATGCACCCTAAACTTCAATAAAACCACCAAAAGTGAGAACGTGTGTATAACGGGAGATATCGTTTCACTAGAGAATCAACCAATATGATGGGGTTTTTATTACTTTAAATAAAACTCCACCTAATTTCAACGATGTGAATAGTGAAATGTGTTGTAATTTTCCGcacaatattatttttttttgggacaattaccaaaaaattcataaatctattgcaattgtgctaattcaatcctaaatcttttgcaattgtgttatttcagttcatccggcgaattttggaCGTTCGTTGATGACGTGAACATCGACAGGCCGGTAACCAActattttaaatcttttttgaatttttttagtttttttttttttttggcccctcCCTTCCCCACCTCCAGCCAATCACCATAGTCCAATGATCGGCTAGAGGCACGGCCGGGCAAGGGGCCCACCTTGCCGTCGCCGGGCAAGGCAACGACGGTCAGGTGGAGCCCCACCATGGCCGGGCGAGGTTGAGCCccgccatggccgggcgaggctcaacctcgccggCCCGGATCTGGGCttgtgaggtcgagccttgcccggCTATAGCGGGGCTCGACCTAGCCATTGTTACCTCACCTGGCGACGGCGAGGCGGGCCTTCGCTATGGCCGAACAAGGCTCGACTTCTCCGGGTGCGCTTTTGATCGGTTGTCGAACTATGGCGATCGGTTGGAGGGGAAGTGGGGAGGGGATGGGgcagaaaaaagggaaaaggaaaaaggaaaaaaggaaaaaaacataaaaattgaaaaaagtatttaaaCATTTGGTCATTGCCTGGCCGGCATCCAACATCCGTGCCGGCAGGCCAAAATTCGCCGTAcggactgaaatgacacaattgcaagaagtttaggaccgaatcggccaaaaaaaaaaaaagttaggactgaattgacataattgcaataagtttaggatttttttggtaatttccctaattttttttcccaccaaAAAACCTATTAAATTCCACACTAGAAATTGGACCGagaaacaaagggtaaattcaATTGGGACACTTCCAACAGGACACTGCACCAATGCCCACCTTTGTACTCATTATTATTCATACAAAcactacaaaaagaaaagaaaacatctctctctctctctctctctctctttctgcatGGAAGGCACAGTTGAGAAGAAGAGAGACTCTTATGTATTAAGTAAAGCTCTGTGCTTTTGCAAACCCTAAATTTTAATAACAATACAAAAAGAGAGAATGTGGGGGTGGGGTTTGTGAGAGACCAAAGAAGAACATAAattaacacacacacacccccCCTCTCCTTTATCTTTCCATCttcactttctctttccttctctgcAACTCTCTCTTCTTGATGTGATTCTCCACCATATCtctcccaaaaagaaaaacccccCCAAGAACTTttccaaaagagagagagagaattaaagCTCAAGAACGATGGTGTTCTCATCCATTCCAGTCTATCTAGATCCACCCAACTGGCCACAGGTAATTGTTTCTTCCAAAATTCACATCTTTTTTCATGATCTTATTCTCCAAAAGCTGAAGAAATCAAGGAAAAAGATAGATATTCCCATTCCATAACCCaacccttcttccttttcttgaatATACCCAGATGTTTGatttttgctttctctctcttttccttggtGGCCATGGTTTTTCTGTGTTTTGTGACTACTTTAAGTGTCTGTTTTTCTGTTTTAGcagcaagcaaatcaacaaCCAGGAGCAAGCAGTGAGATTCCCCAGCTTCCGCTGCCGCCGCCCCCTCTGCCGGCCGGAGGGGGCGGTACAGGCTCCATCCGGCCCGGTTCCATGGCCGATCGGGCTCGGCTGGCCAAGATTCCCCAGCCCGAGGCTGGGCTTAAGTGCCCTCGGTGCGAGTCGGCAAACACCAAGTTCTGCTACTTCAACAACTACAGCCTTACGCAGCCGCGCCACTTCTGCAAGACTTGCCGCCGGTACTGGACTCGAGGAGGCGCGCTGAGGAACGTGCCAGTTGGCGGCGGCTGCCGGAGGAACAAGCGGAGCAAGGGCGGCAGATCCAAGTCCCCCGGCACCACGGAGCGACAAGCTGCTTCGGGCTCCACCACCAGCTGCAGTGGAGTTGGCGCCTCCTCTACCGGTGCTGCTGTGGACGTCATCGGTCATTTGGTCCCGCCACCATCGCAATTGCCCTTCTTACCGCCTTTGCATAATCTGAACGACTTTATCTCAAGCGACGTGGGGTTGAACTTCGGACCGGCAGCACAGTCCCAGCTGGCGGCGGCTCGGAGGAGCCTGGTGCCCGATGTCGAATTTCAAATCGGGTCGAGCAGTGGAGGAGGCGCACAACTATTGCCGAGTGGACTGAGTGATCATCAGTGGAGGTTGAATCCATTGCATCACCAAGTTCAGCaattccctttcttttccaGTTTGCAGACACCATCATACCCTTTGGAAGGTGAAGTCAGTGCAAGCGAACTCCTACCCAATAAGCCATTGGATCATTCTACTGGAATTGCCCATCAAATGGGGTCAACAgcgaaaatggaagaaaatcaACGGTTGAATCTGTCGAGAAATTTGAACTTCTCATCAGGAGTGTCATCATCAAGCAATAACCATGAGCACTTTTGGGGTGGCAATAATAATGCATGGACTGATCTGTCCGGCTTCTCATCGTCTTCCACCAGTCATCTTTTGTGAGAAATTGCTCTGATCTCTTCAAACTCAAAATTGTTAGTCTTCCCTAATAATTGCTGCTATATGAGGTGATTTGAAATGGCATGACCTCGACGAAAACTTTAGGCGGGTCTCCAGATCGATGAAGCTAACTTGCAAGCACCCAGTGCGGGAATTTGAACAAAGGTGAAATTCGGGAAAGGTGTGTTTTCAATGTTAACT is a window from the Rhodamnia argentea isolate NSW1041297 chromosome 8, ASM2092103v1, whole genome shotgun sequence genome containing:
- the LOC115726147 gene encoding dof zinc finger protein DOF3.6-like isoform X2, producing the protein MVFSSIPVYLDPPNWPQQANQQPGASSEIPQLPLPPPPLPAGGGGTGSIRPGSMADRARLAKIPQPEAGLKCPRCESANTKFCYFNNYSLTQPRHFCKTCRRYWTRGGALRNVPVGGGCRRNKRSKGGRSKSPGTTERQAASGSTTSCSGVGASSTGAAVDVIGHLVPPPSQLPFLPPLHNLNDFISSDVGLNFGPAAQSQLAAARRSLVPDVEFQIGSSSGGGAQLLPSGLSDHQWRLNPLHHQVQQFPFFSSLQTPSYPLEGEVSASELLPNKPLDHSTGIAHQMGSTAKMEENQRLNLSRNLNFSSGVSSSSNNHEHFWGGNNNAWTDLSGFSSSSTSHLL
- the LOC115726147 gene encoding dof zinc finger protein DOF3.6-like isoform X1 → MVFSSIPVYLDPPNWPQQQANQQPGASSEIPQLPLPPPPLPAGGGGTGSIRPGSMADRARLAKIPQPEAGLKCPRCESANTKFCYFNNYSLTQPRHFCKTCRRYWTRGGALRNVPVGGGCRRNKRSKGGRSKSPGTTERQAASGSTTSCSGVGASSTGAAVDVIGHLVPPPSQLPFLPPLHNLNDFISSDVGLNFGPAAQSQLAAARRSLVPDVEFQIGSSSGGGAQLLPSGLSDHQWRLNPLHHQVQQFPFFSSLQTPSYPLEGEVSASELLPNKPLDHSTGIAHQMGSTAKMEENQRLNLSRNLNFSSGVSSSSNNHEHFWGGNNNAWTDLSGFSSSSTSHLL
- the LOC115726147 gene encoding dof zinc finger protein DOF3.6-like isoform X3 — translated: MADRARLAKIPQPEAGLKCPRCESANTKFCYFNNYSLTQPRHFCKTCRRYWTRGGALRNVPVGGGCRRNKRSKGGRSKSPGTTERQAASGSTTSCSGVGASSTGAAVDVIGHLVPPPSQLPFLPPLHNLNDFISSDVGLNFGPAAQSQLAAARRSLVPDVEFQIGSSSGGGAQLLPSGLSDHQWRLNPLHHQVQQFPFFSSLQTPSYPLEGEVSASELLPNKPLDHSTGIAHQMGSTAKMEENQRLNLSRNLNFSSGVSSSSNNHEHFWGGNNNAWTDLSGFSSSSTSHLL